The proteins below come from a single Maylandia zebra isolate NMK-2024a linkage group LG23, Mzebra_GT3a, whole genome shotgun sequence genomic window:
- the LOC112430400 gene encoding TOG array regulator of axonemal microtubules protein 1-like, protein MDPEVETTGRALLLKLAMTNNNFLHQEVNLALDAMVENCSHGRILSALFNTGLTHRCVAVRNSTAQHLHQLADKLGAAVTLKTGTFTERFLIAASRMAGDAAPEARYHGRTIIEKLTLHKDFMNLWVKIVPEKDRRPVEKSLKKTGVLWRRA, encoded by the exons ATGGACCCAGAAGTTGAAACAACAGGCCGAGCTCTATTGCTGAAGCTTGCAATGACCAACAACAACTTTCTACATCAGGAGGTCAATCTGGCGCTTGATGCCATGGTGGAAAATTGCAGCCATGGACGGATTCTGAGCGCTCTGTTTAACACAGGACTGAC CCATCGCTGTGTTGCAGTGAGGAATAGCACGGCTCAACACCTGCACCAGCTGGCTGACAAACTTGGAGCAGCCGTCACCCTGAAAACAGGAACCTTCACTGAAAGATTTCTAATTGCTGCCTCTAGAATGGCAGGGGATGCTGCACCTGAAGCCAG GTACCATGGGCGAACAATCATTGAGAAACTGACCCTTCACAAGGACTTTATGAATTTGTGGGTGAAGATTgtccctgaaaaagacaggcgtcctgtggagaagagcctgaaaaagacaggcgtcctgtggagaagagcctga